A DNA window from Polyodon spathula isolate WHYD16114869_AA chromosome 18, ASM1765450v1, whole genome shotgun sequence contains the following coding sequences:
- the LOC121330499 gene encoding ATP-sensitive inward rectifier potassium channel 12-like isoform X1 produces the protein MPGVNGFGNGKIHTRRKCRNRFVKKNGQCNVQFANMDDKSQRYMADMFTTCVDIRWRYMLLLFSLAFLISWLVFGFAFWLIALIHGDLDNPAGDDNFKPCVLQVNGFIAAFLFSIETQTTIGYGFRCVTEECPVAVFMVVFQSIVGCIIDAFMIGAIMAKMARPKKRAQTLLFSHNAIIAMRDGKLCLMWRVGNLRKSHIVEAHVRAQLIKPRITEEGEYIPLDQIDINVGFDKGLDRIFLVSPITIIHEIDECSPLYGINKQELETADFEIVVILEGMVEATAMTTQARSSYLASEILWGHRFEPVLFEEKKQYKVDYSHFHKTYEVPSTPRCSAKDMIETKFLVPSTNAFCYENELAFMSRDEEDDEASRVLDDLSPDSRHEFDRLQATIALDQKSYRRESEI, from the coding sequence ATGCCTGGAGTAAACGGTTTCGGAAATGGAAAAATCCACACCCGGAGGAAGTGCAGGAACAGGTTTGTGAAGAAAAATGGACAGTGCAATGTTCAATTCGCCAACATGGATGACAAGTCTCAAAGATACATGGCTGATATGTTCACAACATGTGTGGACATCCGCTGGCGGTACATGCTGTTGCTCTTCTCCCTTGCCTTTTTGATATCATGGCTGGTGTTTGGATTTGCTTTTTGGCTAATCGCCCTCATCCACGGAGATCTAGACAACCCTGCAGGCGATGACAACTTCAAGCCTTGTGTTTTGCAAGTCAACGGCTTCATAGCTGCTTTTCTTTTCTCCATTGAAACTCAGACTACTATTGGATATGGGTTTCGCTGTGTCACTGAGGAATGTCCTGTTGCCGTTTTCATGGTGGTCTTTCAATCCATTGTTGGGTGTATTATCGACGCTTTCATGATTGGGGCAATCATGGCAAAGATGGCACGGCCAAAGAAGAGAGCCCAAACCTTACTTTTCAGTCATAATGCTATAATAGCGATGAGGGATGGAAAGCTTTGTCTCATGTGGCGTGTCGGGAACCTTAGGAAGAGTCACATTGTTGAGGCCCACGTTAGGGCTCAGTTGATTAAGCCACGCATTACAGAAGAAGGGGAATACATACCCCTTGACCAAATAGACATAAACGTTGGGTTTGATAAAGGTTTAGACCGTATCTTCTTGGTTTCTCCAATAACAATTATTCACGAAATTGATGAGTGCAGTCCTTTATATGGCATAAACAAACAGGAATTAGAAACTGCAGATTTTGAAATTGTGGTCATACTTGAAGGGATGGTGGAAGCCACCGCTATGACAACCCAAGCTCGTAGCTCATACCTGGCAAGTGAGATTCTGTGGGGCCATAGGTTTGAACCTGTTCTCTTTGAGgagaaaaaacaatacaaagtaGACTATTCCCACTTCCACAAAACCTACGAGGTGCCCTCAACTCCACGCTGTAGTGCCAAGGACATGATTGAGACTAAATTCCTGGTTCCTAGTACCAACGccttttgttatgaaaatgaactTGCTTTTATGAGTAGGGACGAAGAAGATGATGAGGCCAGCCGAGTACTGGATGACTTGAGTCCAGACAGTAGGCATGAATTTGATAGACTACAAGCCACCATCGCACTGGATCAGAAGTCATACAGGCGGGAATCAGAGATATGA